The genomic interval ATTTGACCGATACAGTCCGCAGTCGGGGCGGATTTCTGCGATCAAGTTCCCCCCTGACGGTGAGATCGTTGTCAGCGAAAAAGAACCTGGGACGATGAAACACTCAGAGGAACCAGCCTGATCCCAGCCTTTGGTAACCATTTCTACCCGGCAGGCTATACTGAAACGTGCCGAAACCCTTTTCTTTTTGCGTGCGATTAGCAGGAACATGTCCACAGCAGCCGCTCCTCCCCAACTCAGCCCGTCCGCCGGCAAGCCATCCCCCAGCGTCGATGGTCTGATCCAGCAACGCATCACGGAAACACAGCGTGCGTTGTGGTGGGGCGAGCTGACCCGCACGGCTTTGCTGCTGACCATCGTCACGATGGCCGCTGTGTTGACTTGGGTGATCGTGGACCAGTGGTTGTACTCACCGGGCATTCCCCTACGTGTGTTGGCTTTTGCGGCATTGATCGGATGGTGTGTCTGGTTCTTCATTCGCCGAGGCTTGCCCATCCTGACCAGCCAAGTGACCAAGGAGTATGCGGCACGTTGTCTGGAACGAGACCTGCCGGATTTGAAACAGCAATTGACCAGCTACGTGACGCTGCATCCCGACGCACCGGAGTCCGAATTGCGAGGTCGTGTCGTGAAAGTGCTCGGCGCACGAGCGGCCAGCCGTTTGAATTCGTATGACACACTGCCCACCGAAGCCACCGGGACATTCCGGTGGTGGATTGCAGCCGCCGTTGCCTTCGCATGCGTCGTCGGCTACGCGGTGTTTTCACCCAAGGATTCGATCGCATCGGCCAGTCGCTTGTTCGCGCCCTTTGCATCCATTCAGCCGTCGCGACGCGTTTCGATTCTGGACGTTCAACCGGGCGACACCGATGCAATGGCTGGTCGGTCCGTCACCATCAGCGCGCATGTCGACGGGCTTCGTGAAACCGAGACGGTCTGGTGCCACGTTGATTCCGTCAGTCGCCCCGACCCCATCGTGATGTCGTTTGACGAAAACACACGGCGTTTTGTTGCCGAAATCGAATTGGAGCATTCGGCCAGTGGTGTGGTGCCTTATCGAATCGTTGCCGGTGATGACCGGGCCGGTCCGTACCAATTGCGTGTCGAAAACGTACCGGTCGTCGCCGTCGAGTCCATCCACTACCAACCACCTGACTACACCGGGCAAGCTGCATTCAGCAGCAGCAGCGCCGCGATCTCAGCCATCGATGGAACACTCGCCACCATCACGGCGAAAACGAATCGACCGATCGTCAAAGCCGAGCTGGAGTTCAATCCCAAGACAGTCGGCGAAACGGTTCGCGCCACCGCGGGCACGATCCCCATGATGATCGGCACCGATGGCAAGACCCTGACCACGGAAACCACTTTACGAGGAACACGTGGTCGTTTTGCCGCCGTGCCGCTGGAAAGTTATCGCATTCGTGTGTGGGATGAAAACGACCGCCAAAATCCGGATCCCATCATCTATCCGATTCGAGTGATCGCAGACTTGGCACCCGAAGTCGCCATTGTCGTGCCACGAGCAACGCCGATCGAAATGCCGATCAACGGGCAACAGATCATCGAAGTCCACGCGATGGACGCCGACTTTGCGCTCAGTCACGTGACGCTGGAGATTCAACGTGGCATCGACAAAATTGCGGTCCCCACGTTGTGGGCGGCAGCCGATGAACCCGCCGGTCCCAACGTCGGCAAAGGCAATCGCGTCGTCGAGTATCGCTTTCGTCCCTCCGAACATCGTCTGATCTTTGGCGACAAAGTCATCATCACTGCGATCGCGACGGACAACCGCGTGATCCCCGGTGACAAAACCGTCGAACCCAACGTCAGCCGCACCGATCCCATCGAAATCCGAATCGTTGCGATGGATCGAAACTTGACCCAAGATCCCTCGACCAACGATGGACTCAGTGAAGTCGACGATCGGCCTGCCAGTGATTCACCGACCGAGAACGCAGAATCCAAAGATCCGCAGAGCAGCGGTAGCGACTCGACCGACCAATCTCAGTCGGGCAAAGGTGATCCGTCGGGTACCAAATCCGGCGACAGCAAGAATCCAGACAAGAATCCAGCGGGCGAAAAACAACCCGACAAGAATCAGCCAAACGACAAGACCGAGCAGGACGAACCTCAGGACAAGTCCGAGGATTCGCAACAGTCCGGCGGCGGCTCCTCCAGTGATGGTGGTGATTCGTCATCCCAAAGCGGCGATCAATCCCAAGGAGGTACGTCCGCTGGAGACTCGTCATCGGACTCCGGTCAGAAAAGCAGCGAGAACAACCAAGACAACCAGGGAGGCAAAGGCGGTTCGAGCGAAAGCAGCAATTCCGAAAGCAGTCCCGAGAACAGCAACCCTGAAAACATGAGTGGCAAAGGCGACTCCTCGCCAGCCAACCCGTCGAAAAACAATCCATCACAAGGTGACCCGTCTGACGGAAATCCATCCGATGGCAATCCAGCCGACGGAGATCCATCCGATGGCGGACGCCCTGGCAAGCAATCGCCCAATGAAAGCTCACCCGCAGACGCCGACAACAATGCGCCACCGCAACATGATGGCGAGGCGATGGAGCGGATGCGTGAGTTCATCGAAAAGCAAAAACAGAAACAGCAAAGCGATTCGAAAACGCCGTCCCAATCGTCCGATTCACAACCGCAAAACGACGGAGGGACGTCGCAGGAAAAAACAGACGCTGCGAATCAGCCGCAGGACTCTCAAGACGCCGACTCCGGTTCAAAAGGTGAGCAACCGTCCGGCGGTGGCGATTCCAGTGACAACAAGATGAACGATGGGGCCGACAACAAAGATCCATCCCAAACCGGCAGCGACCAAACCGGCAGCGACCAAACCGGCAGCGACCAAACCGACAGCGACCAAACCGACAGCAAACAAGGCGGCGGAAAGGACAACGAATCTGCCAGCGAAGACGGAAGCAGCGGCAAACCATCGGGCACCGATCCGTCCAATGATTCAGAACAAAAAAATCCGACGGGCAACCAGCCGAGCAACCAAGATCAATCGGCAAACAAGGGTCAACCTGCCGGCAAAGACCCGTCCTCCGAAGACCCGTCCTCCGAAGACCCGTCCTCCGAAGACACCTCCACCAAAGAAAGCGACCGCGGCGAGAACAGCGTCGGTGATCAACAATCCGGTGATCAACAATCCGGTGACAGCCAAAAAGGCGAAGGCCAGCAGGGCGACAACCAGAAAGACAGTGGCCAAAAAGGCGATGAGAAACCCGACGGCAAGGACTCCGATGACGGTAGCCCCTCCCATCCAAACAGCAATCCAAGTGGAGAGGACACGCCGTCGGATCCGTCCGGCTCCAAGAGCGATAGCGGCTCAAAACCTGGAACCGATGGAAAACCCGACAGCGGAAAACCCGACAGCGAAAAACCCGACAGCGAAAAACCCGACAGCGGAAAGCCCGACAGCGGAAAAGACGGCGAGCAAAATCCGACCGGTGAAAAAGGAAAACCCGGCGAGCCGAAAGGAGAGTCCGACTCCAACTCCGCCAGCGGCGATCCGGCTCAGCAAGGCCAACCTCGCAGCGAGAATGCTTCGCAACCTCCATCGGCCAGCGACCCAAGTTCATTCAGCGGTAATGGCAACGGAGCTGATTCGGGAGGAACCGGCGGCGACGCTGACAACACGCCACCTCCGGCAGACTTGGATTACGCCAAAGAATCCACCGACATGGTGTTGGACTATTTGGAAGAGACCCGCGACCAAGTGGATCCGGAGTTACTGAAGGATTTGAAGTGGACCGAGGAGGACTTAGAGCGTTTTCGTAAGCGTTGGGAAAAGGTTCGCGAGCTGCCCAACGACCAGCCCGCCGATCGACTTTCTCCCGATGTCCAAGACGCACTGCGAAGTCTTGGTTTGGAAAAGTCATCGCGTCAATCCAAAGGCGCGGCTGATGCCCCCGACGGTCTGCGCGACCTCCGAGACTCCGGCAACCGCCGCCCCGCCCCGGCCGCCTTCCGCGACGCCTTCGAACAGTTCCGCCGACGCAAATGAGTATTACACGATGAGCCGAGAAGAATGGACGGTAGCTGACATCATGCAGGCCGGTGTGAAAACCGTTGCCCCAGATGTCAGCCTGCCCGATCTAGAAGCGATGTTCTTGAAAGATCAAATCTCCAGCTACCCCGTCATCGATGAGGGAAGACTGGTCGGTGTCGTCTCCAGATCGGACATCGTTCGTCAAATCTGCCAAGAACGCGAAGTCGCGCAGAGCGTGTCGGATTTCCACTTCGATGAAACCAGTTTTTACGAAGTCCCCATGGAATCGTTGACGCAAGTGGCGGACCGAATCGGGGAACGCATCGAGAGCCTGACGGTTGCCGACGTGATGAACAAACGTCCTCTGACCATTGGACTCGACACACCCATCCGGGATGTCGCCCAACAGTTCATCGCTCGTCAAGTCCACCGTTTTCCGGTCACCGATCAAGGAACTCTCGTCGGCATCGTCTCCACCACCGACCTTGTGCGGCTGATCGCGCAAGGCGTTCTGGATCGCACCGCGCGTTGACGCACACACGCCCCTTGTGATGTCAAACTGTGCGGGTTGTTTCTTTTTTTCTGAAGAATCCGAACGAATCGATCCGAGCTGACCACCAGAGGGATCGTGTGCGTTCGCCCGGGCTGAATGCCCTGTTCACGATCATGTCGTACATGTCGTAGGTGGGTATCGTGCGCAAGCTGCAACAACAAATCACGTTCGTAATGGTATTGGCGTTTCTGTCATGGACCGCTCTGTCATGGTCCGCTGCTCTCGGTGCCCAGGATCTGGTGACAACCGAAATGATGGAAATTGATTCGGGCATTCATCCCGAATCTGTTCCTGAAACTTCGCTCTACCAAGAACCAACAGCTGACCAACAGACCCAACTGCGGATCTCACAACTGGAGTCCGAGATTGACGAACTGCGAGCGTCGTTTTGGAATTCACGCGGCTGCCAAAAAAACTGTGCTCCCAAGTGCGACGATCCCAGAGGTCTGACGCTCAATCTCGGGATGGTGTTCTCCAAGCCACACATGAAGGAATCCTTTGAGGCCACGGTCATCGATTTTGGGACCGGCAGCTTGAATCTGGTTCCCTTTGACTTTGAACATGACATCACGCCGAAAATTGAGCTGGGATATTTCGGCAACAACGCGATGGGAGTGCGTGGACGTTACTGGGGTTATGATCACGACGCCAATCCATTGACGGCGGTTGCAACACCGACGACTTTCCCCGGAGTGAGTTCGGTGTCCGTGATCTATCCCGCAGCGATTTCGACGGGAGCTCCTGGGGATGTGCTGAGTGTCGAGAGTGGTTTGCAAGTCCACACGTTCGATCTCGAAGGGGCGATGCGAGGAAAGCTGGCGGGTGCATCGATCGTTGCCAGTGCTGGTGTCCGATACGCTAAGTTGGACCAGAGTTTTCACTCCGTCGTCATGCGAGGCGCGACACCGATCGGTTCACTTGATTGGAGCCGCCGATTCGAGGGAGCAGGATTGACGGCCGGAGCCGATGCAAGTCGATCGCTCGGTTCTTCAGGACTTTCCTTTGTCGGTGCGGCGCGTGGTTCGCTATTGTTTGGACGC from Stieleria varia carries:
- a CDS encoding CBS domain-containing protein, which translates into the protein MSREEWTVADIMQAGVKTVAPDVSLPDLEAMFLKDQISSYPVIDEGRLVGVVSRSDIVRQICQEREVAQSVSDFHFDETSFYEVPMESLTQVADRIGERIESLTVADVMNKRPLTIGLDTPIRDVAQQFIARQVHRFPVTDQGTLVGIVSTTDLVRLIAQGVLDRTAR
- a CDS encoding Lpg1974 family pore-forming outer membrane protein, whose translation is MRKLQQQITFVMVLAFLSWTALSWSAALGAQDLVTTEMMEIDSGIHPESVPETSLYQEPTADQQTQLRISQLESEIDELRASFWNSRGCQKNCAPKCDDPRGLTLNLGMVFSKPHMKESFEATVIDFGTGSLNLVPFDFEHDITPKIELGYFGNNAMGVRGRYWGYDHDANPLTAVATPTTFPGVSSVSVIYPAAISTGAPGDVLSVESGLQVHTFDLEGAMRGKLAGASIVASAGVRYAKLDQSFHSVVMRGATPIGSLDWSRRFEGAGLTAGADASRSLGSSGLSFVGAARGSLLFGRKELRRTTVGDVTPPSAAVPPTIVFDDADEVSGIFELVAGLQYSRATPMGKVFVRGTYDTQLWTAAGAPTLTFLGFEGIGLAFGIDR